Proteins found in one candidate division WOR-3 bacterium genomic segment:
- a CDS encoding MBL fold metallo-hydrolase, whose amino-acid sequence MAEEIHQDRLIFLGSGGARIVIARQVRASGGIWCILNNVQFLIDPGPGALVRATQSRHRLNPTRLSAILLSHRHLDHSADVNVMIEAMTMGGTEKRGRLFAPADALEGEDPVVLRYLRGFLEEVVVLKEGGEYQLERIKFTCPVRHRHRGEVYGFRFQTGSLTLSYIADTAYFPELADYYRADVVIFNVVRFKPSDLDHLHLPEVEELIKRMKPKLAILTHFGMTMLKVKPWLVARELSERIGTEVIAASDGMAVALDKYQR is encoded by the coding sequence TTGGCAGAGGAAATTCATCAGGACCGGCTAATCTTTCTGGGTTCGGGTGGAGCCCGAATTGTTATCGCCAGACAGGTTCGCGCCTCTGGTGGTATCTGGTGCATCCTCAACAATGTGCAGTTTCTCATTGACCCGGGTCCAGGGGCACTGGTAAGGGCAACGCAAAGTCGGCACCGACTCAACCCAACAAGGCTGTCCGCAATTCTTCTTTCCCATCGGCATCTTGACCATTCTGCAGATGTCAATGTGATGATTGAGGCAATGACAATGGGTGGGACCGAAAAACGGGGGAGGTTATTTGCGCCGGCAGATGCGCTTGAGGGGGAGGACCCGGTGGTGTTGCGCTACCTGCGTGGGTTTCTTGAGGAGGTGGTGGTGCTGAAGGAGGGCGGTGAGTATCAACTGGAAAGGATTAAATTCACCTGTCCGGTTCGTCACCGGCACCGGGGTGAGGTTTATGGCTTCCGGTTTCAAACCGGGAGTCTGACCCTTTCCTACATTGCCGATACCGCCTATTTCCCAGAACTCGCTGATTATTACCGGGCAGATGTTGTGATTTTTAATGTGGTCCGCTTCAAGCCGTCTGACCTTGACCATCTTCATCTGCCCGAGGTTGAGGAGCTTATTAAGAGGATGAAGCCGAAACTGGCGATTTTAACCCATTTCGGGATGACGATGCTCAAGGTAAAACCTTGGTTAGTTGCACGGGAGTTAAGCGAGCGCATCGGCACCGAGGTAATTGCAGCCAGCGACGGGATGGCGGTGGCACTGGACAAATACCAGCGATGA
- the mutL gene encoding DNA mismatch repair endonuclease MutL, with protein MSIRRPVKLLPEEVVRKIAAGEVIVRPVSVVKELIENSLDAGARQIRVEVKAGGKNLIRVTDDGTGMTRDDVRLAVSRYATSKLETADDLTRVTSYGFRGEALAAIAAVSRLTIETNTDEDQPGTKLDVEGGEIKEIAETVRAKGTTVTVRSLFFNLPVRRAFLKSENYEFRLIAEMVRNYCLACPEVGFELIHNDRSLFKIPPVSGVKERLAFLFDKRLVQSLIDFRVDNPSLTLAGFFTEPSQLKGFYDIQAIFFNRRPVRSQTVTRAVYDGYGALLAGRTPNFIIFLETDPSALDVNIHPTKQEVRFADERFLFDFISESIHKRLMIERQRQISAEDFFVPERLLPDERPPADLWQLHNTYILAPVASGYVIVDQHAAHERIIYETIRQQQQAAPSQPLLFPLTLELNNEEFEVYERLYPRLAAMGLESKPFGGKTVVVEGIPLGSYIGKDEVRELFSELASFSTDKATVDDDLAKLIACKGAIKAGQRLTAEEMQSLINRLFACQEPYFCPHGRPVIIKITLEDLERRFGRA; from the coding sequence ATGAGTATTAGGAGACCGGTCAAACTTCTCCCTGAAGAGGTTGTGCGCAAAATTGCTGCGGGTGAGGTGATTGTCCGTCCGGTTTCGGTGGTAAAGGAGTTAATTGAGAATTCACTGGATGCCGGTGCCAGGCAGATTCGGGTGGAGGTTAAGGCAGGGGGGAAGAATCTTATCCGGGTTACTGATGATGGTACTGGGATGACCCGTGATGATGTGCGACTGGCGGTGTCGCGCTATGCCACCAGTAAACTGGAAACGGCTGATGACCTTACACGGGTTACCTCTTATGGGTTTCGGGGAGAGGCGCTGGCAGCAATCGCTGCGGTCAGCCGTTTGACCATCGAGACCAATACCGATGAAGACCAGCCCGGAACAAAACTTGATGTGGAGGGAGGCGAGATAAAGGAGATTGCCGAAACGGTCAGGGCAAAAGGGACAACCGTCACAGTCCGCAGCCTATTTTTCAACCTCCCGGTGAGAAGAGCATTCCTCAAATCCGAAAACTACGAATTTCGACTAATCGCCGAGATGGTACGCAATTATTGCCTTGCCTGCCCAGAAGTTGGGTTTGAACTCATCCATAACGACCGCTCCCTTTTTAAAATTCCACCGGTTAGCGGGGTGAAGGAAAGGCTTGCCTTTCTTTTTGATAAAAGGCTTGTTCAGAGTCTAATCGACTTCCGCGTTGACAATCCCAGCCTGACCTTAGCTGGTTTCTTCACCGAGCCAAGCCAACTCAAAGGTTTTTACGACATCCAGGCGATTTTCTTCAATCGCCGCCCGGTGCGGAGCCAAACCGTTACCAGAGCGGTCTATGACGGTTACGGCGCGCTTCTCGCCGGCAGAACCCCTAACTTCATTATCTTTCTTGAGACCGACCCGTCCGCGCTGGATGTCAACATCCATCCTACCAAACAGGAGGTGCGCTTTGCTGATGAGCGCTTTCTCTTCGATTTCATTTCCGAGTCGATTCACAAGAGACTCATGATAGAACGCCAGCGGCAAATTTCAGCTGAAGATTTTTTTGTCCCGGAGAGGTTATTGCCAGATGAGCGTCCGCCCGCTGACCTCTGGCAGCTCCACAATACCTACATATTAGCTCCAGTGGCTTCGGGGTATGTGATTGTTGACCAGCACGCCGCACATGAAAGAATTATATACGAAACGATACGGCAGCAGCAACAGGCAGCACCTTCCCAGCCCCTTCTCTTTCCGTTAACCCTTGAGCTGAACAACGAGGAGTTTGAAGTATATGAACGGCTATACCCGCGCTTGGCAGCGATGGGATTGGAATCCAAGCCTTTCGGGGGAAAAACAGTTGTTGTTGAGGGCATCCCGCTTGGTTCTTATATCGGCAAAGATGAGGTGCGGGAGTTGTTCAGTGAACTTGCCAGTTTCAGCACTGATAAAGCAACTGTGGATGATGATTTGGCAAAACTGATTGCCTGCAAAGGTGCGATCAAGGCTGGTCAGCGGCTGACAGCCGAGGAGATGCAGTCGCTTATTAATCGCCTTTTTGCCTGTCAAGAGCCATATTTCTGTCCCCATGGCAGGCCGGTGATAATTAAAATCACCCTTGAGGACCTGGAGCGGAGGTTCGGTAGGGCTTGA
- the miaA gene encoding tRNA (adenosine(37)-N6)-dimethylallyltransferase MiaA encodes MRIFVLTGPTGVGKSEVAVALAERFGLEIISADSRQIYRHFDIGTDKPSRQLRQQIPFHLIDILEPDQPYSAAEFARDARSVIEKITKARGKFIIVGGSVFYLRALFQPLFPVPRVDPAIRQKLQAEDTNRLYLRLKEVDPERANQLHPHDRQRIVRALEVYELTGKTFTQLSSEQKETTDLLPVYAVLTMPRERLYQRINERFDRMMANGLLEEVRSLKEMGFGTNTPAVQGYGYLELFLYLEGKIGLDEAVRLAKKRTRGYAKRQLTWLHSLKGAHWFEFTDIADVVSKIEPLLLDTLNIQG; translated from the coding sequence TTGAGGATTTTTGTCCTTACCGGGCCAACAGGTGTGGGGAAGAGTGAAGTGGCTGTTGCCCTTGCCGAGAGATTTGGTTTGGAGATAATATCTGCAGATTCAAGGCAGATTTATCGTCATTTTGACATTGGCACCGACAAGCCCTCAAGACAGTTAAGACAGCAGATACCATTTCATCTAATTGATATCTTAGAGCCTGACCAGCCGTATTCCGCGGCAGAGTTTGCTCGGGATGCGAGATCGGTGATTGAAAAAATTACTAAGGCAAGGGGAAAATTCATCATTGTGGGCGGCTCGGTCTTCTATCTGCGGGCCCTGTTCCAGCCGTTGTTCCCAGTGCCTCGGGTTGACCCTGCTATCCGCCAAAAACTTCAGGCTGAAGATACCAATCGGCTATATCTACGTTTGAAAGAGGTTGATCCTGAGCGGGCAAACCAGCTTCATCCTCACGACCGGCAAAGGATTGTGCGGGCGCTCGAGGTGTATGAATTAACCGGTAAGACTTTTACGCAACTATCCTCTGAGCAAAAAGAAACCACAGATTTACTGCCGGTTTATGCGGTTCTGACGATGCCCAGAGAAAGGCTTTATCAAAGGATTAATGAGCGTTTTGACCGAATGATGGCAAATGGGCTTTTAGAGGAGGTGCGTTCACTAAAGGAGATGGGGTTTGGTACAAATACGCCTGCGGTCCAAGGTTATGGTTATCTTGAACTCTTTTTGTACCTTGAAGGTAAAATCGGTCTTGATGAGGCGGTAAGGCTCGCAAAGAAAAGGACCAGGGGGTATGCCAAAAGACAGTTGACCTGGCTGCATTCTTTAAAAGGGGCACACTGGTTTGAATTTACCGATATCGCTGATGTTGTTAGCAAGATAGAGCCGCTTTTGCTTGACACGTTAAATATTCAGGGTTAA